The stretch of DNA AGGTCTCCTTCTCGGCCAGCACCTTTAGCGACGCCACTTCTCGGTAACGCTCTGGCGACGCATCGACCAGCACGACCTCGCCGATCTCTTCGGTCATCACCAGGATGTAGTCGCCCACGAGCAAGACTTGGCCGAAGCCTAGCTTCGGACGCCGGCGGCTCGACCACTGCTTCTTGCCGGTGGCGATTTCGATGCACTGCAAGTCATCGCCGTCCATCGCATAGGCGTAGTCGCCGCGGACGACGGTGTTGCTGAACTTGGTTTGCAGCACGCGTTGGATTGGCGGCGTCCAAACGTTCTCAGCGGACCAAGCGTCTCCGTCACGGATTACTTGGAGTAGAGAGGAGCCGTGGCTGTATCCCTTTGTCAGTAAGATTTGATCGCCCGGAAGCTCGATCGGTTGGCTACAAGTCGGCATGTTATCACTGCTGCCGTACCACGGGTGCTCGAACAGCACCGACCCGTCGGCGACGCGATGGGCCATCAAGTAGTCATCGACCGTCTGCAGTATCACACGCTCGCCGTGCAGCGTGACCAGTTCGGGCGAAGCATACGAGGTCTGCCGCGATCCGTTGCTCCAAACTTCTTCGCCGGTCTCGGCGTCGAAGGCGACGAGCGACGCGTCGAAGCCTTCGGTCGCTTCCGCAGGCGCTCCGACGTTGACGACCACGAGGTCACGCTCGACGCCGTCGTTGCTCGCCGGCACGAACAGGGGCGAGCCGCTTTTGCCCCAGACAATCAGTTCGGCCTTGTACTCGGCGATCGTGTCGACATCCCAGATCGGCTGGCCCGTGCGTGCGTCGAGGCACTTCACCATCCCTTGCGCGCCCTGGGTGTAGACGCGGTCGCCGACGATCGTCGGCGTCGCGCGCGGCCCCTGACGGCCCATGTTTCCTTGGAAATCGGTGGGATCGAAGCGGGCCTTGTCGGCGTGCGACCAAACGGGCTCGCCCGTCTCGACGCGGTAGCAGACGACGAGCTCGTCTTCACCGCGCTGCTCTTGAGTGATCGCGTACTTGCCATAGACGGCGAACGCCGACCAGCCCGCGCCAACCTCGCGACGCCAGAGCTCTTGCGGCGGGTTGGTTTCCCAGTCCACCGCGATCGGAGGCCCGACCGCTTCCGCCCAGGCGCCCTCGCCAAGAAACCGGGGGTAGTTGTATTCGCCCGGGCCCCAATCCGTGACGCCATCCTCTTCACTCACCACATCGACGCCGGCGAGGAGTTCGTCCGCTTTAACGTCGCCGCGGCGCATCAGGCCGACGATCTCGCCGGCGCCGTTAAACTGCATCGCGTAGAGCGAGTTGAAGATGGCCAGCGCAGCAAACGGCGCGACGCCGATGGCGAGCCGCAACCAGACCGGCCCGCGGCCGCGGATGGCGTACCAAAGGGCGAGCCCCAGCACCGCCAGCAGCGGGCCGATGATGTTGGCGCCGACGCGGATATCGACCGTGAAGCCGGCGAACTCGATCGCTAGCCGCAACGCCGCCAGCAAGCCGAGCCAGACCCAAGGGAAGATCACACGGCGG from Botrimarina mediterranea encodes:
- a CDS encoding outer membrane protein assembly factor BamB family protein gives rise to the protein MPPENAESETQEPAKRRRRVIFPWVWLGLLAALRLAIEFAGFTVDIRVGANIIGPLLAVLGLALWYAIRGRGPVWLRLAIGVAPFAALAIFNSLYAMQFNGAGEIVGLMRRGDVKADELLAGVDVVSEEDGVTDWGPGEYNYPRFLGEGAWAEAVGPPIAVDWETNPPQELWRREVGAGWSAFAVYGKYAITQEQRGEDELVVCYRVETGEPVWSHADKARFDPTDFQGNMGRQGPRATPTIVGDRVYTQGAQGMVKCLDARTGQPIWDVDTIAEYKAELIVWGKSGSPLFVPASNDGVERDLVVVNVGAPAEATEGFDASLVAFDAETGEEVWSNGSRQTSYASPELVTLHGERVILQTVDDYLMAHRVADGSVLFEHPWYGSSDNMPTCSQPIELPGDQILLTKGYSHGSSLLQVIRDGDAWSAENVWTPPIQRVLQTKFSNTVVRGDYAYAMDGDDLQCIEIATGKKQWSSRRRPKLGFGQVLLVGDYILVMTEEIGEVVLVDASPERYREVASLKVLAEKETCWNNPVIVGDVLLVRNAVEAAAYRLPLATD